A genome region from Pseudomonas sp. N3-W includes the following:
- a CDS encoding AI-2E family transporter, translating to MGDTRRWFWLGGVVLLCVFVWLLHPILTPFLVALLLAYLFDPLVDRLEKLGLSRTWGVVTVFALFTLIVTTLLLVLVPLLAKQLFRLYELAPQMLDWLQHTAVPWVQSKLGLADGFWKFDKVKAAISEHMGQTTDIVGVVLSQATASSLALIGWLANLVLIPVVSFYLLRDWDVMMAKIRSLLPRDREERIVALAGECHEVLGAFVRGQLLVMLALGVIYAAGLMLVGLELGLLIGLIAGLAAIVPYMGFIIGIGAALIAGLFQFGGDLYPMIGIVAVFMVGQALEGMVLTPLLVGDRIGLHPVAVIFAILAGGELFGFTGVLLALPVAAVIMVLVRHVHDLYKDSDIYSGVDEPEL from the coding sequence ATGGGCGATACGCGGCGTTGGTTCTGGTTGGGTGGGGTGGTTCTGCTGTGCGTGTTCGTCTGGCTGTTGCATCCGATCCTGACGCCATTTCTGGTGGCGCTGCTGCTGGCCTATCTGTTCGACCCGCTGGTGGATCGGCTGGAGAAGCTCGGCCTGTCGCGTACCTGGGGTGTGGTGACGGTGTTTGCACTGTTCACCCTGATCGTCACCACGTTGCTGCTGGTGCTGGTGCCATTGCTCGCCAAGCAATTGTTCCGCTTGTACGAACTGGCGCCACAGATGCTCGACTGGCTGCAACACACGGCGGTGCCTTGGGTGCAGTCGAAGCTGGGGCTGGCGGACGGTTTCTGGAAGTTTGACAAGGTCAAGGCCGCCATCAGCGAGCACATGGGCCAGACCACCGACATTGTCGGCGTGGTCCTGAGTCAGGCAACGGCCTCAAGCCTGGCGCTGATCGGCTGGCTGGCCAATCTGGTGCTGATCCCGGTGGTGAGCTTCTACCTGCTGCGGGACTGGGACGTGATGATGGCCAAGATCCGCAGCCTGCTGCCCCGCGATCGTGAAGAGCGCATCGTGGCATTGGCCGGGGAATGCCATGAAGTGCTCGGGGCGTTCGTGCGCGGGCAGTTGCTGGTGATGTTGGCGCTGGGCGTAATCTACGCCGCGGGTCTGATGCTCGTCGGGCTGGAGCTTGGACTGTTGATCGGCCTGATCGCCGGTCTGGCGGCGATTGTGCCGTACATGGGTTTTATCATCGGCATTGGCGCGGCGCTGATCGCCGGTCTGTTCCAGTTCGGCGGCGACCTGTACCCGATGATCGGTATTGTCGCGGTGTTCATGGTCGGGCAGGCGCTGGAAGGCATGGTGCTGACGCCGTTGCTGGTGGGTGATCGCATCGGGCTGCACCCGGTGGCCGTGATCTTCGCGATCCTGGCCGGGGGCGAGCTGTTTGGCTTCACGGGGGTGCTGCTGGCGCTGCCGGTGGCGGCGGTGATCATGGTGCTGGTGCGTCACGTGCACGATTTGTACAAAGATTCGGATATCTATAGCGGTGTCGACGAGCCGGAGTTATAG
- a CDS encoding sorbosone dehydrogenase family protein, whose protein sequence is MLKPQFIFVIALAGGLAACGESSSLQVSDGTGPSPKLPEPNKTLIPTVNIAPAIGWPVGSKPVAANGTQVVAFAEGLDHPRWLYVLPNGDVLVAETNAPPKPDDSSGIRGWVMKKVMGKAGAGVPSANRITLLRDKDHDGVAETRTVFLENLNSPFGMTLVGNDLYVADTDRLLRFHYETGDTTIKSQPIKVTDLPGGTINHHWTKNVIASKDGSKLYVTVGSNSNVGENGLDKEEGRAAIWEVDRATGNHRIFASGLRNPNGMGWEPTSGALWTSVNERDEIGSDLVPDYITSVKDGAFYGWPFSYYGHHVDVRVSPQDPAMVDKAIAPDYAVGPHTASIGFSFAEGSKLPAPFTDGAIVSQHGSWNRKPHSGYKVIFVPFTAGKPNGQPVDLLTGFLDKDENAMGRPVGVVVDQQGGVLVADDVGNKIWRISAAK, encoded by the coding sequence ATGCTCAAGCCTCAGTTCATTTTCGTCATCGCTCTCGCCGGAGGGCTCGCCGCCTGTGGCGAATCCTCCAGCTTGCAAGTCTCCGACGGCACCGGGCCGTCACCCAAACTGCCCGAGCCGAACAAGACCCTGATCCCGACAGTGAACATCGCCCCGGCCATTGGCTGGCCTGTCGGCAGCAAACCGGTGGCGGCGAACGGTACTCAGGTGGTTGCGTTTGCCGAAGGCCTGGATCACCCGCGCTGGCTGTACGTGCTGCCTAACGGTGACGTGCTGGTGGCTGAAACCAACGCCCCGCCCAAGCCGGACGACAGCAGCGGCATTCGTGGCTGGGTGATGAAAAAAGTCATGGGCAAGGCTGGCGCCGGCGTTCCGAGCGCAAACCGCATTACCCTGCTGCGGGACAAGGACCACGACGGCGTAGCAGAAACCCGCACAGTGTTTCTGGAAAACCTCAACTCACCGTTCGGCATGACCCTGGTCGGCAACGACCTGTATGTCGCTGACACTGATCGTTTGCTGCGTTTTCACTACGAAACCGGCGATACGACGATCAAGTCACAACCAATCAAGGTCACCGACCTGCCTGGCGGCACGATCAATCACCACTGGACCAAGAACGTCATCGCCAGCAAGGACGGGAGCAAGCTGTACGTCACGGTCGGCTCCAACAGCAACGTTGGCGAAAACGGTCTGGACAAAGAAGAAGGCCGTGCGGCGATCTGGGAAGTGGACCGCGCCACCGGCAACCACCGGATCTTCGCTTCAGGGCTGCGCAATCCCAACGGCATGGGCTGGGAGCCGACCAGCGGTGCGCTGTGGACCTCGGTCAACGAGCGCGACGAGATTGGCAGCGACCTGGTGCCGGACTACATCACTTCGGTCAAGGACGGTGCTTTCTACGGCTGGCCGTTCAGCTACTACGGCCACCACGTCGATGTGCGCGTGAGCCCGCAAGACCCGGCCATGGTCGACAAGGCTATCGCTCCGGATTACGCGGTCGGCCCGCATACGGCGTCCATCGGCTTCAGCTTCGCCGAGGGCAGCAAACTGCCGGCACCCTTCACCGATGGGGCAATCGTCAGCCAGCACGGCTCGTGGAACCGCAAACCGCACAGTGGTTACAAGGTGATTTTTGTGCCATTTACGGCGGGCAAACCGAATGGGCAACCGGTTGATCTGCTCACGGGCTTTCTCGACAAGGATGAAAACGCCATGGGCCGGCCGGTGGGTGTAGTGGTCGACCAGCAGGGTGGCGTGCTGGTAGCGGATGACGTGGGGAACAAGATTTGGCGGATTTCGGCGGCTAAATAA
- the hda gene encoding DnaA regulatory inactivator Hda, protein MKPIQLPLGVRLRDDATFINYYPGANAAALGYVERLCEADAGWTESLIYLWGKDGVGRTHLLQAACLRFEQMGEPAVYLPLAELLDRGIEILDNLEQYELVCLDDLQAVAGRADWEEALFHLFNRLRDSGRRLLIAASTSPRELPVKLADLKSRLTLALIFQMRPLSDEDKLRALQLRASRRGLHLTDEVGHFILTRGTRSMSALFELLERLDQASLQAQRKLTIPFLKETLGW, encoded by the coding sequence ATGAAACCGATTCAGCTGCCCCTAGGTGTGCGTCTGCGTGATGACGCTACCTTTATCAATTACTACCCAGGCGCCAATGCCGCTGCACTCGGCTATGTCGAGCGGCTATGCGAAGCCGACGCCGGCTGGACCGAGAGCCTGATCTATCTGTGGGGCAAGGACGGGGTAGGGCGCACGCACCTGTTGCAGGCCGCGTGCCTGCGCTTCGAGCAGATGGGGGAGCCCGCTGTGTATCTGCCATTGGCGGAGCTGCTGGATCGCGGTATCGAAATTCTCGACAACCTTGAGCAGTATGAGCTGGTCTGCCTCGATGACTTGCAGGCAGTCGCCGGGCGAGCGGATTGGGAAGAGGCGCTGTTCCACCTGTTCAACCGTTTGCGTGACAGCGGTCGGCGTCTGTTGATTGCAGCTTCGACCTCGCCTCGCGAACTGCCAGTGAAGCTGGCGGACCTCAAATCACGCCTGACCCTGGCGCTGATCTTCCAGATGCGTCCACTGTCGGACGAAGACAAATTGCGTGCCCTGCAATTGCGTGCGTCTCGTCGCGGACTGCACCTGACTGACGAAGTTGGCCATTTTATTTTGACTCGCGGCACCCGTAGCATGAGCGCGTTGTTCGAGCTGCTGGAACGTCTCGATCAGGCCTCGCTCCAGGCTCAGCGCAAGCTGACCATCCCCTTCTTGAAAGAAACCCTGGGCTGGTAG
- a CDS encoding C40 family peptidase: MLNRFAPLVPLALVTLLFGCAAHSPVSQQAQSQQVKNSATAQSSVIYQEALYQEETATEKELASFADGKSYQLPVLADSILERGMSLIGTRYRFGGTSEAGFDCSGFIGYLFREEAGMNLPRSTREMINVDAPLVARNKLKPGDLLFFATNGRRGRVSHAGIYLGDDQFIHSSSRKSGGVRVDSLGDSYWSKTFIEAKRALAMAPTVVTARK, encoded by the coding sequence ATGCTAAATCGCTTCGCACCCCTCGTGCCTCTCGCACTCGTCACCCTGTTGTTTGGTTGCGCTGCGCACTCTCCAGTGTCTCAGCAAGCGCAATCCCAACAGGTTAAAAATTCTGCTACTGCACAATCTTCCGTTATTTATCAGGAAGCTCTTTATCAAGAAGAGACGGCCACCGAAAAAGAACTGGCAAGCTTCGCCGACGGCAAGTCGTACCAGCTTCCGGTTCTGGCCGACAGCATCCTTGAACGCGGCATGTCCCTGATCGGTACCCGTTACCGTTTTGGCGGCACCTCTGAAGCCGGTTTCGATTGCAGCGGCTTCATCGGGTACCTTTTCCGTGAAGAAGCCGGCATGAATCTGCCGCGCTCCACACGCGAAATGATCAATGTGGACGCTCCGCTGGTCGCTCGCAACAAACTCAAACCTGGCGATTTGCTGTTCTTCGCGACCAACGGTCGTCGTGGACGCGTCAGCCATGCCGGCATCTACCTGGGTGATGATCAATTCATCCACTCCAGCAGCCGCAAAAGCGGTGGCGTACGGGTAGATAGCCTGGGCGACAGCTACTGGAGCAAGACTTTCATCGAAGCCAAGCGAGCACTCGCCATGGCGCCGACTGTGGTCACCGCTCGCAAGTAA
- a CDS encoding C40 family peptidase, which yields MTTSARLTLMLLAALLSACASRTPPPAPVVRAPMVFNNTQDFSPEAQDVLFRALGLVGTPYRWGGNTPDSGFDCSGLIGYVYRDVAGITLPRSTREMIGMRAPDVGKEGLQTGDLIFFATNGGSQVSHAGIYVGEGRFVHAPATGGTVKLDSLSKAYWQKAYLSAKRVLQPEHLAHNP from the coding sequence ATGACGACGTCGGCCCGCCTCACCCTAATGCTCCTCGCAGCGCTGCTCAGTGCCTGCGCCAGCCGCACACCGCCTCCTGCGCCGGTGGTTCGCGCTCCGATGGTCTTCAACAACACTCAAGACTTCTCTCCTGAAGCGCAAGACGTGCTGTTCCGCGCCTTGGGTCTGGTGGGCACGCCTTATCGCTGGGGCGGCAATACGCCGGATTCGGGCTTCGATTGCAGCGGCCTGATCGGTTACGTCTATCGCGATGTCGCGGGCATCACCCTGCCGCGCTCAACCCGCGAGATGATCGGCATGCGTGCGCCTGATGTCGGCAAGGAAGGTCTGCAAACCGGCGACCTGATTTTCTTCGCCACCAATGGTGGTTCCCAGGTCAGCCATGCGGGGATCTACGTGGGTGAAGGTCGCTTCGTGCATGCACCGGCCACCGGCGGCACGGTGAAGCTGGACAGCCTGTCCAAGGCGTATTGGCAGAAAGCCTATCTGAGCGCCAAGCGCGTGTTGCAGCCAGAGCATCTGGCGCATAACCCCTAG